ctacagtAACATGTACACAAAGGGTAAGTATGTTTGTATCTAATAACAGAAATCAATGGCTCAGCAAATTGATTTCATATACCCGATTATGATCATGTTAATTATTGACTGTGTTTGTGATGGTAACATTGTCTGAAGCCGTTTGTGTTGTCGTTACAATAGTAATGTACTGACTGTCACCTACTTGTGTAGGGATTTCGATTTCTGGGTCGCTCCAAAATAGCTACATGGATTTTAAGAACCTTTCAGTCCGGAGTCTGGAAGATTGTGAATATAATTATATGCTAGTGACTTGGAGTGCACGTGAATTTCAGTCCTGTGCATGATTTTTCTGTATTTGTATCAAACTGTATACCgtcccatcaggctatgagGTAGGTAATAGAAAGTGCACCTCTGTCTGGGCAAATGATTGTGCCTCTGTCCTGCGCAACTGATGTCCTTATATCGGCCTGTACGTCATTACTATTACCTCAGATCTCTTAAAGAAATCGGCAATTTGTAATCAAGATTTTTCCTTAAAGCAATAATTTATAACCACAGTACCTGTCCccaatattaatatttcgaTCTAAAATCGAAAATGCAATAACTTTCCATAGGCGTACATTTATGATTCTCCCTTAAAGGGCTGTaggaacaaaataatttacgatCAGGCCAGTACCGCTTAATCAGTGTTTGGTTCATTGTTAACCCGCTCAGTGCAGAATAATGGTGCTATTGTCTCTTAGTATCGCGATAACTTTGTGGCTTAAGCTATGGaaggttttatttacatgttctTGAATTCTTGAGACTGTCTCGCTAGTATTGTAGTTGTTGTGGACTGCAGGGCATGAGGTCTTGGGTTCGGTTCTGTTGTTTATACCTTCAGCTAAAGGAAGGTCAGAAGAAGCTCCGCACTCGTGTCGGAATCTTCTCGAATCCACCTGACGTGAAATTAACAACTTCTACAGGTTAACATTATGGGACGTTTGCTTAACGTGTCTTTTTAGGAACGGAAATGTATCAACGCTACGTGCTTCTTTGGTAAAGGTTGTTTCTGAAAACCCTCAAATAAATTGCAACGTGGCCATAGAATCGAAACTCCCATAAACCTCAGTTGCTTTTATCCGACCACTAGACTAATTGGGCAATTATGCATAGTATTCTAGGGGTACCTAATATTGAACGCGAAACGATAAAGACCAAGCTCAGGGTTTGTACCGAAGAGAAGTCTAATATCCAAAAAACAACCCACATACATGTTATGAGACGTGGTAATCCGCAACCAGTCACATTAGAAAAATGGTAGTGTCGATGTCCAACCAGGTAATTTTATAAACCGCTTTGTCTTATTAACTGAACCACACAATTTTATCTATCAAAGCTCCCTGTATCGAGCTTGTTCGACTCGCATACACTGCTCTCAAATTGATTTTATACTGATAATGTCGCAGCCGATTCGATACCACCGATATGTTTAAggcttaattaatttgtttcagAAAATATTACCGACCTTTCTTTATACTGTTAAGCAATATTTATAACAGTTTTCTTATATGGAGCGAAGTGGTATTGATAAAGTTCAGTGAATCGAATGATCGGAAATAATCGATAAATAATGAATGCTTCAACTGAGAACTATATAGATAGACCATTCCATTGTAAGAAttaatatcatctgcctagacttttcctttatttttatgttggggtcggcttccagtgtaatcgCATGCAACTGTTTTAcataaagcgactgcctatctgacctcttcaaacCAGTTACCTGGCCAACttaatacttacctatgttaacaacaaaaataaattaggtagcCTTCTCAAGAAAGTCAttcaaatttatatttttatggtgttttcaaaatatatttttctgccTGAAGAAAAACCGCAACTTTTATTCAGGTACACCTAAAGGTACACTTAATTGACACCGAAAATAGCTGCGAAGTACTTCGTCGTTTTTTCCCCCATTTTCTCTGAATAGCCTTTGAAAGGTATGAAAAGGTCCTTGGAACGCCAAAACCCTGTAATTACAAACCTGGTCGAAATAATAACAGCAAAAATGATAACATAAAAAATGATAGCTGAACAAAATGAgggaaaaagtaatattatagaAGAGAAGGTATTTCTATGAGAAATTCTTTATTCCATTTACATTCATTATAATCTTAATCTTGAGTCCTTTCAAGCTTGGCTTGGTTATAGTTTTTATATccttatataattaaaaatcctATCCAGTTGAAGTATTCCCCTACTACAGGTTCCTTTAAGAACTCAGAATCTTTTGGTAAgtgttcgcgacagacgcatccgtgcgccgcgagtgcaaaatcataatgcctgagtgttcgtgtatgcgcgtaactatttatactctaacaattttgtgatgagggtaatgagcaaaaagtgccgtgagccgcgccaaggtatgtttttcacgcgcaccctccttctaaattgttatagaattctgttcagattttgatagtgctttaatttgtaaattatagtgttttttgataccaaattgtaatagttttgtagcggtaaccttaacctacctaattatgtataattaacctaatagttctgccgtttaaggcctgatttacccatgtaaacatttcttgatagcaaaaatcctagactttcattagtgaaatgGTGTTTGGCTGAAAGCCTGGGTcccattgtatagaaaataacttaatttatagaaatattgttaatagtttaagttatagaacaataaataatgtttgtgttttgactttcatttcacatgcaaataaacaatactagggcttaggtcacattgttaggattactaccgccagatagcccatgaaatgccctaacacacactacctttcgtattgagataacccccatagtttgttttttatctcaagatagtctccacctaagggccgatttcacatagttttttatagttattcggttatagtatttcagcccttaaggtatgcagggtgtgtgtggtatagttcagtagcgcacgtcatggggcgtctgacgctatgtgtcctgtaatgatatcatgtaccaattgtttgtaatacggctgttaaattgaaaggtcaataaaactgagttggtcggagggacgagaaatcgaggtgctcgtcacggtaaagtttcgagctcattcggtgcgcaagcgccgccgtacaaatcgtagtcatcggtatagatttttgatagtataacaagtaaatagtgaaaagtaaatagtgtaattgtagtatggtaagtacgtcgaagctcgtcccttcaagactcctgaaaaatatatgaagacttattatttcaccggcattcctgaacctatagtagcagaaagtctaaaacccgtctaaacgtattcttgtttctgaaattcctgtttctcgccacatcgtaaatacagtccactcgcccagacgtccaagaaccagcgaccgacggggcgtcaacgtctcgaagccaccccatagtacctgcttctgagctacgtccgtcccgcacatCCGTTTGGTCCTTGCGACCCGGATCGCCTGGGAAGCGAGCCAGGAACTTCAGCTGAAGATACTGAAGAGTTGTAAACAGCGAGTATGCCTGTGACAAGATCGCAAGGAAGAGCCGCTCAAGCCTGGATCATCGACGCCAGACCGGGCCGCCGCACACCCCCCATCGTGCACGACCAGCCGCCGTTCTCTCCAACCACCACCGAGGGGAGTGAGCAGCCCCTCCCCGAGGGGTGAAGACCCTGCCCCGCAGCTGAGGGAAGTGAGGCGCCGCCCTGCCCCCTGCCCCGCAAGGGGGTGAAGACCGACCGCGCCCCCCTACCCCGCGAGGGGGTGAAGAGCGACCAGCGCCGTCGTCGTTGATGCAGACTGAAGCGTCGTCATCACTGAGGCCGCCTGGAACCAGTGCTGAAGAATATAGTTCAGAAGGAACACCGAAGGACATCTGCACTTTCGCCAGCCGTGTACGAAGTGGCATCGTCACACTGCGAGCGCTGAAAAAGGAACACTACCTCATGAACGCCGAGCTTATGCGCATCCTCACAGAGAAGCTGCCGAACTCGCTACGTGTACAGTGGTACAAGACATACACTGAGAAGTACCAGTCAACGCCGGACTTGGGTCTCTTCAGCGACTTCATCACCGAACAAGCTCGCTACTGCAGCGCGTTTGCACCGCCTGAAAACATTAGTGAAGCTACTGGACTTAGACGTGTGACGCAGAGAACACACACCACTATAGACAAGAAGCCCGCATCGAAGTGCCGCATCTGCGAGATGGATGGTCACCGATCGCTAGACTGCCACAAGTTCGTGAAGGCTTCTGCGGACAAGAAGTGGGAACTAGCCAAGCAGCACAACATGTGCTTCCGCTGCCTCCGCCATCGTCAGCACGGACACAGATGTCAGAAGAAGAGATGTGGAATCGAGGGCTGCACTGCATCACACCATCATCTGCTTCACTACAAGAAGAAGGCGAGCGCTACTGAAGTTGCACAAGAAGCGCAAGAAATAGTCGCAAGTTCACGCAACCACACAAATCAAGCGTTCCTGAAAATCGTTCCGGTGCAACTGTCCGGACCGGCGGGAGAAGTGCGCACCTACGCACTGCTGGATGACGGCTCAACCGTGTCACTGATTGACGAAGAGCTGGCAGAAATGATCGGTGCAGAAGGACCAGTCGAGCCGATGAAAATAGGCGCCATCAGCGACGTGACTATCGACACGCCCACGTCGAAGAGAGTTGACCTCACGCTATCGACCTGCCATAGGAAGAAGATACCCTTCAGGGCGCGCACCATACCACGCCTGCACCTGTCGCCGCAGTCAATCAGCAAGGATGACATCGCTGACTGCAAGCACCTGTTTGACCTAGCAGATCAGCTGACGTACAACGCAGGGACGCCGAAGATTATCATCGGGCAAGACAACTGGCATCTGCTCCTAGCAACAGACATCAGAAGAGGGCCCCAGCATCAGCCGATAGCATCGTTAACTCCCTTGGGCTGGGTGCTGCACGGTGCCCGCACTAGGATTCTGGGACAGCAGGTGCACTACGTCAATCAGCTGAACGGCGCCGAGGAAAGCATAGACAAGCAGCTTCGTGAATACTTCGCACTCGAGTCACTCATCATCAACCCGTGCCGACCAGCTTCTGACCCGGAGAAGAGAGCGGAAGATATATTACAACGCAGTATAGTACAGTTGGAAGATGGACGTCTTCAGACTGCGTTGCTATGGAGGAGTGACGAGATACAGATGCCGGACAGCTACGCGACTGCGATGAATAGACTCGTATCAATAGAGAAAAAACTCGACAAGAATCCCGCTCTGAAGACTAGATATATGGCGCAGATGGATTCACTAATAGAAAAGGGCTACGCAGAAAAGCGCCCCTGAACGTACACCGGGAAGAACGTGGTACCTGCCGCACTTCGACGTCTTCAACCCTATGAAACCGGAGAAGCTTCGTATAGTTCACGACGCAGCAGCGAAGACAAGAGGGATGTCACTGAACGACTACCTGCTCACGGGTCCGGACTTGCTGCAGTCGCTGCCCGGCGTGATGATGCGATTCCGACGTCACCGCGTCGCCGTCTCCGGAGATATCACTGAAATGTTTATGCAGGTGAAAGTAAAGCCAGAAGACAGAGACGCTCTCCGATATCTGTGGCGAGGAGAGCGGCGGGAGGGGGCGCCGGAAGAGTACCGAATGACGTCAATAATATTCGGCGCAGCAAGTTCACCGTGTACAGCAATATTCGCTAAGAACTGGAATGCTAAACGCCATGCGAACGAACACCCAGAAGCAGTAGAAGCAATAGTCAAGAATCATTACATGGACGATTACCTGGATAGCTTCAGAAGTACAGAAGAAGCGACGCGCACAATCAAGATAGTAcaagaaatacatagtaaagCGCGCTTCGACCTAACGAAATGGGTATCCAACAGCGAAGAAGTGCTGCGTGAATTGGTACCGGGCCAAGAAACAACACAGATTGTTAATCTTGGAAATATAGAAAACACAGAGAAAGTACTCGGCGTGATATGGAAGCCACACACGGACGAACTGAGCTTCAACTTAAAACTCGCGCGCCTACCTACTGGCCTGCTCGACAAGGAAACGCCCACCAAGAGAGAGGCGCTCAAGATAGTTATGTCGCTATACGACCCGCTGGGCCTCGCCTCACCTATAACAATCAGGGCGAAACAAATACTACAAGAAGCCTGGAGGCGGGGAGTCGACTGGGATCAACCTCTCGATGAAGAACTATCAAGCCAGTGGAGGGCGTGGATAAGTCATCTCGAACAGCTGAAGAACGTAAACATACCGCGCTGTTATCCTGGGTACAGCGAGGCTACAGAAATACAAGTACACGTGTTCACCGACGCCAGTGAAAAGGCCTACGCTACAGCGGTGTACTGGAGGTCAATGACCCGTGACAACAACGTGCACGTCAGCCTCGTCATGGCGAAGGCGAAGGTGGCGCCGCTGAAGCTGCTGTCAATACCGCGCCTCGAGCTACAAGCCGCGGTGATGGGTACGCGCGTCGCAGCCGCAGTGATATACGAACACAACGTCAAGCCCGCCTCCGTGACCTACTGGAGTGACAGCAGAACCGTTCTGACATGGATAAGGAAAGGAGCCAGATCGTACAAGCCATTCGTCGCACATCGATTGGCCGCCATAGAGGAAAATAGCAGAGTCGAAGAGTGGCGCTGGGTGCCTACAAAAAGCAACATAGCCGACGCCGCCACCCGCGACGTCCCGACGCACTTTCATACCGACCACGAgtggtaccgcggccctaaGTTCCTCTACGACGACCCATCGACATGGCCGACCGAGTCACCAGCTGACAGTCAACCGACAGGCGAGGAAAAAACAATCACGCTCATACAAGCGGGCGCAGCAAACCTCATAGACGTCGTTCCCGACCCCGTTCGATTTTCAAGATGGGAGCGATTGCTGCGCGCCACAGCCAGAGTACTACAGTTTATAGCGTTGTGTAAAAAACAACATACAGAAAAAACGTTCTAcaaaagaacaaagaaaaacaaagaaaacgatCCTGATTGGTCGAGAGCGGTGCGAGCGCCCCGCGCGCCCGCCGAAGCTGCGCGCGCCCAAATATACACACGcaagtttattatattggacGCGACATACATTCAAAAGGCAGAGAAGCTGTTAGTTCGTGTGGTGCAACAAGAAGCCTTTAAACAAGAAATAGCCAGTCTCGAGAGTAACGAAACAGTCGCAAGTAGTAGCCGGCTGTACCCGCTGCGCATAGAACTAAACGACGGAGTTATAGTACTGCGAAGCCGCATAGCTGCTGTAGACAAAGTCGCTAAAAGCGTGAAGAGTCCACCTGTGTTAGACGGCGATCACCGTATTACACAGCTATATATAGATTGGACACACCGTAGCCTACAACACAGCGGCACCGAGCTCGTCGTGAATGAGGTCAGACAGCACTACTGGATTGTGCGCCTGCGCCCGACAGTCAAGCAAGTTATCGCGCGCTGCCTGCATTGCCGCATACGTCGCGCGCGCGCGCCGACGCCGGCAACCGGCGACCACCCGAAGACACGCCTAGCTCATCACCGCAGGCCGTTCACATACACCGGGCTTGATTATTTCGGCCCGCTGTCAGTCACCGTCGGTCGTCAGCATCATAAGCGATACGTGGCGCTGTTCACGTGTCTCACAACAAGGGCAGTTCACCTCGAGATCGCGCACAGCCTCAGCGCGGACTCAGCTGTGTTGGCGCTGCGCAGGTTCGCAGCGCGACGCGGCTGTCCCACCGAAATCTACTCCGACAACGGCACCAACATGCACGGTGCTGACCGCGAGCTGCGTGAGGCCTGCCAGGAGGAGGCCAGCCGACGCGGCATCGCCTGGCGCTTCATCACGCCTTCCGCGCCTTTCATGGGAGGCGCCTGGGAGCGCTTAGTGCGGTGCGTTAAGACCGCGCTAGGCGCCACGCTGCACGAGCGCCACCCACGCGAGGAGGTCCTCGCGACGCTGCTCTGCGAGGTCGAGTACGTCGTCAACAGCCGGCCGCTCACCCACGTATCTGTGAGCGGCGACGACGACGAGTCCATCACACCGAACCATTTCCTGCTGGGCGGCTCGGCACGCCTGCCGAGCCCCGGCACGTTCGACGAGCGAGACATCGACAGCAAGAAGCACTGGCGGCGCGCCCAGATACTCGCCGACATGTTCTGGCGCCGCTGGGTGCGCGAGTACCTGCCCGAGCTGCAATACCGGCGGGAGCCGCacgcccgcggccccgcgctgcAGCTGGGCGACCCCGTCCTCATCGCCGACGGCAACCTGCCTCGCAACACCTGGCCGCGAGGCCGGGTTGTGGCCGTCTACCCGGGCGCTGATGGTGAAGTTCGGACCGCTGACGTGCGCACCGCAGGTGGCATACTAAAGCGTCCGACGAAGAAACTCGTGCCGCTGCCTAAGTAACCGGGCAGTGCGGCATCACCGGCGTCGCGGCGCCCTCGCGCTATCACCGCGCCGTCGCTCACCGGAGATGCGGCATCGCTGCGAGCCAGAGCTACGAGTCGTCGCTGCGGGTCATCGCTACGGGTCAACGCTTCGAGTCCCTAcatcgtgtcatcgtgtcatcgtgtcaTCGTTTAATAGACTAAATAGTGATAGTGAAAGTGAAAGTGATAGTGCCTACGCTCTGCCGCACGGCGGGAGAGatgttcgcgacagacgcatccgtgcgccgcgagtgcaaaatcataatgcctgagtgttcgtgtatgcgcgtaactatttatactctaacaattttgtgatgagggtaatgagcaaaaagtgccgtgagccgcgccaaggtatgtttttcacgcgcaccctccttctaaattgtt
The sequence above is a segment of the Helicoverpa armigera isolate CAAS_96S chromosome 20, ASM3070526v1, whole genome shotgun sequence genome. Coding sequences within it:
- the LOC126056280 gene encoding uncharacterized protein LOC126056280, with the protein product MSLNDYLLTGPDLLQSLPGVMMRFRRHRVAVSGDITEMFMQVKVKPEDRDALRYLWRGERREGAPEEYRMTSIIFGAASSPCTAIFAKNWNAKRHANEHPEAVEAIVKNHYMDDYLDSFRSTEEATRTIKIVQEIHSKARFDLTKWVSNSEEVLRELVPGQETTQIVNLGNIENTEKVLGVIWKPHTDELSFNLKLARLPTGLLDKETPTKREALKIVMSLYDPLGLASPITIRAKQILQEAWRRGVDWDQPLDEELSSQWRAWISHLEQLKNVNIPRCYPGYSEATEIQVHVFTDASEKAYATAVYWRSMTRDNNVHVSLVMAKAKVAPLKLLSIPRLELQAAVMGTRVAAAVIYEHNVKPASVTYWSDSRTVLTWIRKGARSYKPFVAHRLAAIEENSRVEEWRWVPTKSNIADAATRDVPTHFHTDHEWYRGPKFLYDDPSTWPTESPADSQPTGEEKTITLIQAGAANLIDVVPDPVRFSRWERLLRATARVLQFIALCKKQHTEKTFYKRTKKNKENDPDWSRAVRAPRAPAEAARAQIYTRKFIILDATYIQKAEKLLVRVVQQEAFKQEIASLESNETVASSSRLYPLRIELNDGVIVLRSRIAAVDKVAKSVKSPPVLDGDHRITQLYIDWTHRSLQHSGTELVVNEVRQHYWIVRLRPTVKQVIARCLHCRIRRARAPTPATGDHPKTRLAHHRRPFTYTGLDYFGPLSVTVGRQHHKRYVALFTCLTTRAVHLEIAHSLSADSAVLALRRFAARRGCPTEIYSDNGTNMHGADRELREACQEEASRRGIAWRFITPSAPFMGGAWERLVRCVKTALGATLHERHPREEVLATLLCEVEYVVNSRPLTHVSVSGDDDESITPNHFLLGGSARLPSPGTFDERDIDSKKHWRRAQILADMFWRRWVREYLPELQYRREPHARGPALQLGDPVLIADGNLPRNTWPRGRVVAVYPGADGEVRTADVRTAGGILKRPTKKLVPLPK